Part of the Deltaproteobacteria bacterium genome, TAGTCTTAGACCCACCTCCGGGCATCAAGAGGGTATCCCCGTTGGCACCATCGGTATGCAGGTGGGTGGAAAGGATCCCTCTGTAATCTTCTACCTCCTTGATCACTACTGCCCCAGCCCCATCCCCCCAAAGGATACAAGTTTCCCTATCAGTCCAATCCAGCGTCCTAGTCATGATCTCTGAGGCAACCACTAGGGCATTGTGGTAGATCCCGGTCTTGACATACTGCTCCGCCACAGACAGAGCGAAGATAAAGCCTGTGCAGGCGGCAGTAACATCAAAACTGACGGCATTCACCGCCCCTAGCTTCGCCTCCAACCAATTGGCCCCTGAGGGGCAGTGGGTGTCTGGGGTAATGGTGGCCATAATGATGAGCTCTATCTCTTCAGAGGCCATATTTGCAACCTCCAAGGCCCTTTCACACGCCACCTTGGCAAGATCTGAGGCCGCCTCTGTATCCTTTGCCACGCGTCGTTCTCGGACCCCTGTCCTGGTAGATATCCACTCGTCACTGGTATTGAGGACCTTCTCCAGATCGAAATTGGACAGGACCTTTCCCGGAAGATAAGAGCCGGTCCCGATGATCCCCACACGTCTCATCCATTTCCTCCAATAGAGATATTCAATAAATCCTCGTCAGGGCAATACGAAGATATACCCATGTCCTCACCTTTGTCAATGACAAAGAACCCAAAGGTCTTGACAAAAAAAAGGGAAAAGGGTATAAAAACTTGAACTTTCAGCAGACCAAGACGAGGTTGGGAGATGGAGAGTGCTCTGCTTTTAAACGCCACCTATGAGCCCCTGCGGGTGGTTTCTTGGAAAAAGGCCATTACCCTGATCACCTTGGGTAAAGTGGAGGTAATCGAGGAATACGATCGAGAGGTCCGAAGCGTCTCTTTCAGCATTCGACTCCCTTCCATCATCAGACTCATCAGATATGTGCGTAAGAAAAAGGGAGGGGTAAAGTTCTCCCGCCAGAACATCTATGCCCGGGACAAAAACCGGTGTCAGTATTGCGGCAGGAAACTCTCCGCTGAGGAGTTGACCTATGATCATGTGATCCCCAGGTCGATGGGAGGAAAGACCGAATGGACCAACATTGTCACCTCCTGCATGGATTGCAACAGGAAAAAGGGAGGAAAGACCCCCAAAGAGGCAGGGATGAGGCTTGTGCGCAAACCCGAGAAACCGGAGTGGCTCCCCATCTTGCGGATCACCATCAACATCAAGCAGGCCCCAGAGTCATGGTTGGATTA contains:
- a CDS encoding ketoacyl-ACP synthase III, which produces MRRVGIIGTGSYLPGKVLSNFDLEKVLNTSDEWISTRTGVRERRVAKDTEAASDLAKVACERALEVANMASEEIELIIMATITPDTHCPSGANWLEAKLGAVNAVSFDVTAACTGFIFALSVAEQYVKTGIYHNALVVASEIMTRTLDWTDRETCILWGDGAGAVVIKEVEDYRGILSTHLHTDGANGDTLLMPGGGSKTTPISYESVDKKLHTLNMIGANQSFKVAVKRFAEACEEALSYNDITMDDVKVIIPHQANLRILQGMAKRLNVSMDKVYVNIDRYGNISSATVPIALDEAVRDGTIQEGDLVLLTAFGGGFTWGSSLIKW
- a CDS encoding HNH endonuclease, whose product is MESALLLNATYEPLRVVSWKKAITLITLGKVEVIEEYDREVRSVSFSIRLPSIIRLIRYVRKKKGGVKFSRQNIYARDKNRCQYCGRKLSAEELTYDHVIPRSMGGKTEWTNIVTSCMDCNRKKGGKTPKEAGMRLVRKPEKPEWLPILRITINIKQAPESWLDYLYWNVELEA